A stretch of Synechococcus sp. MIT S9220 DNA encodes these proteins:
- a CDS encoding NAD(P)-dependent oxidoreductase has product MSQTTTPSRILITGASGCVGQYTTSWLLENSDAELLLWLRDPSKLTAVSADHPRIQLLVGDLREADRFASELARVHRVIHTATAWGDPERAQQVNVVAVKRMLSLLNPSLIEQITYFSTASILDRHLQPLTEALAYGTEYIQTKAQCLKDLEEHPLAEKIVAVFPTLVFGGRVDGSSPFPTSYLTEGLAEASKWLWLARFLRADASFHFIHAADIAAICGYLATHPHQRNPEPGQGAVRRIVMGQKAISVNEAVASLCRWRGIRRTPGIPLWPWLIETLIKVLPIEVNAWDRFSIRQRHFIHEPVTQPERFGVKSHAADLESVLLDSGLPKRGSP; this is encoded by the coding sequence TTGAGTCAGACCACAACTCCGTCGCGCATCCTGATCACGGGTGCCAGCGGCTGCGTCGGGCAATACACCACTTCATGGCTGCTGGAGAACAGCGACGCAGAGCTGCTGCTCTGGCTGCGTGATCCCAGCAAACTCACTGCGGTTTCCGCGGATCATCCGCGGATCCAACTGCTGGTGGGCGACCTTCGCGAAGCTGATCGATTCGCATCTGAGCTGGCCCGTGTGCACCGCGTGATCCACACAGCCACTGCCTGGGGGGATCCCGAACGGGCTCAGCAGGTGAATGTTGTGGCCGTGAAGCGAATGCTGTCACTGCTCAATCCATCCTTGATCGAGCAAATCACCTATTTCTCAACAGCCAGCATCCTGGATCGGCATCTGCAGCCCCTCACCGAAGCACTGGCCTACGGCACTGAATACATCCAGACCAAAGCCCAGTGCCTGAAAGATTTAGAGGAGCATCCTCTCGCCGAGAAAATTGTCGCCGTCTTCCCCACCCTGGTGTTCGGAGGCCGAGTCGACGGCAGCAGTCCTTTCCCCACCAGCTACCTCACCGAAGGCCTCGCAGAAGCCAGCAAATGGCTCTGGCTGGCTCGATTCCTTCGGGCCGATGCCAGCTTCCACTTCATCCACGCAGCAGACATCGCTGCGATTTGCGGCTATCTCGCCACCCATCCCCATCAACGCAACCCGGAGCCCGGCCAGGGAGCTGTGCGCAGAATTGTGATGGGACAGAAGGCCATCAGCGTGAATGAAGCAGTGGCCAGCCTCTGCCGCTGGCGTGGGATTCGACGAACTCCTGGTATCCCGCTCTGGCCCTGGTTGATCGAAACACTGATCAAGGTGCTGCCGATCGAGGTCAATGCCTGGGATCGCTTTTCCATTCGTCAGCGCCATTTCATTCACGAACCCGTGACCCAGCCAGAGCGCTTCGGCGTCAAAAGCCATGCCGCAGATCTTGAATCGGTCTTGCTGGATTCAGGTTTACCGAAACGGGGATCACCCTGA
- a CDS encoding c-type cytochrome, whose translation MPNPASALALILSLCLTLGAALPVRAMTDADLSHGAQLFSTNCAACHMGGGNVIRATRTLSQADLQAYLDSYSQHPIEAIEHQIENGKNAMPSYEGKLSLTEIDDVAAFVEKQAEKGWSR comes from the coding sequence ATGCCAAACCCTGCTTCTGCACTGGCACTGATCCTCAGCCTCTGCCTCACTCTCGGAGCGGCTCTGCCGGTAAGAGCCATGACTGACGCTGACCTGTCTCATGGAGCCCAGCTGTTCTCGACCAACTGTGCTGCCTGCCATATGGGTGGCGGCAATGTGATCAGAGCCACTCGCACCCTGAGCCAGGCTGACTTGCAGGCCTACCTCGATTCCTACAGCCAGCATCCGATTGAAGCCATCGAGCATCAGATCGAAAACGGCAAAAATGCCATGCCTTCCTACGAAGGCAAGCTGAGTCTCACGGAAATCGATGATGTCGCTGCATTCGTCGAAAAACAGGCCGAAAAAGGATGGTCACGATGA
- the petE gene encoding plastocyanin, with amino-acid sequence MLKSLKSIFYTALAFVLACTVGVASASAATVEVKLGADSGMLAFEPSSVTIKAGDTVKFVNNKMAPHNAVFEGHDEYSHPDLAFSPGESWEETFSEAGTYDFYCEPHRGAGMVGQVIVE; translated from the coding sequence ATGCTGAAGAGCCTTAAATCGATTTTCTACACCGCCCTCGCTTTTGTGCTGGCCTGCACCGTGGGTGTTGCTTCCGCAAGTGCCGCCACCGTTGAGGTGAAGCTTGGCGCAGATTCAGGAATGCTGGCGTTCGAGCCCAGCTCGGTCACGATCAAAGCCGGTGACACCGTCAAGTTCGTCAACAACAAGATGGCCCCTCACAACGCCGTCTTTGAAGGTCACGACGAATACAGCCACCCAGACCTGGCCTTCTCCCCAGGCGAATCCTGGGAAGAAACCTTCAGTGAAGCCGGTACTTACGACTTCTATTGCGAGCCCCACCGCGGTGCTGGCATGGTTGGCCAAGTGATCGTCGAGTGA
- a CDS encoding CocE/NonD family hydrolase, which translates to MFADASLITRDGVELVSRVWRPCGDGPWPALLMRQPYGKSIASTVTLPHPEWWCSHGFVVVVQDVRGQGASGGHFRGFSQEAHDTADTLSWLRQRPEVNGRVGMYGFSYQGLTQLLAPSECPPPDCLAPAMCGLDERDHWSCDGNAHWWHLGLGWGLQLASLQAKRRGDHQAWNEMRRSLEDGSYLSEGMSMLEHHDPEGMALRWLKQSPERDSDWIQHSMPHRWLQQPMLLLGGWWDPHLRGVIALAEQARAAGGRPELHIGPATHLQWWAESSELLLKFFQRHLIDSPSDCAPPHSADDIVVWLWDQVSDSWCGADDLSPASINPLSPVSSQPFDQQRWHLCSRGLACLDPEEGQILDAASDHGGKVVIVHDPWRPVPAIGGHLSPSAGPCDRASLDRRSDVAVFTGEPLKGALPLQGKPKLKLHVCADQPGFDLCVALSRLPRGKNTVQQLSTGMLRIRGQQALELCERELDLQPLLATLEPGDRLRLSIAGAAWPAIAINPGHEAVACSAPSADCRVISIELHLEMAQLWMLPLLAPQHLGTPAD; encoded by the coding sequence ATGTTCGCTGATGCGTCACTGATCACTCGCGACGGCGTTGAGCTGGTCTCGCGAGTGTGGCGACCCTGCGGAGATGGCCCCTGGCCTGCGCTGTTGATGCGACAGCCCTATGGCAAGTCCATCGCTTCAACTGTCACGCTCCCTCACCCTGAGTGGTGGTGCAGTCACGGCTTTGTTGTGGTCGTTCAGGATGTGCGCGGCCAGGGAGCGTCGGGAGGACATTTCCGCGGCTTCTCCCAGGAAGCGCACGACACAGCCGACACCTTGAGTTGGCTGAGGCAAAGGCCAGAGGTCAATGGTCGAGTCGGGATGTACGGCTTCTCCTATCAAGGCCTGACCCAACTGCTGGCGCCTTCGGAGTGCCCACCACCCGATTGCCTGGCACCGGCGATGTGCGGCCTGGACGAACGGGACCACTGGAGTTGCGACGGCAACGCCCACTGGTGGCATCTGGGGCTGGGTTGGGGCTTGCAGCTGGCCAGTCTCCAAGCCAAAAGGCGGGGAGACCATCAGGCCTGGAACGAGATGCGACGCAGCCTTGAAGACGGCAGCTATCTGAGTGAAGGCATGTCGATGCTTGAACACCACGATCCCGAGGGCATGGCCCTGCGCTGGCTCAAGCAAAGCCCCGAACGGGACAGCGACTGGATCCAACACTCCATGCCACATCGATGGCTGCAGCAACCGATGCTGTTACTTGGGGGCTGGTGGGATCCCCATCTCCGCGGCGTGATTGCTCTTGCGGAACAAGCCAGAGCGGCGGGAGGGCGACCTGAACTCCACATCGGCCCTGCCACCCATCTGCAGTGGTGGGCAGAGAGCAGCGAACTGCTGCTGAAGTTCTTCCAGCGGCATCTGATCGACTCTCCCAGCGACTGCGCCCCCCCACACAGTGCGGATGACATCGTCGTCTGGCTGTGGGACCAAGTCAGCGACAGCTGGTGCGGAGCAGACGATCTGAGTCCAGCATCGATCAACCCCCTATCCCCGGTCTCCTCACAACCTTTCGATCAGCAACGGTGGCATCTCTGCAGTCGAGGCCTCGCCTGCCTTGACCCAGAAGAAGGACAGATCCTTGACGCAGCATCTGACCATGGCGGCAAGGTGGTGATCGTGCATGACCCATGGCGGCCTGTACCCGCCATCGGTGGGCATCTCAGCCCAAGCGCCGGCCCCTGCGATCGAGCATCCCTTGATCGTCGCAGTGACGTGGCGGTGTTCACCGGTGAACCCCTTAAGGGCGCCCTGCCCCTGCAGGGCAAGCCGAAGCTCAAACTTCACGTCTGCGCAGACCAGCCTGGATTTGATCTTTGTGTGGCCTTGTCGCGATTGCCTCGGGGCAAGAACACGGTGCAACAGCTCTCAACCGGGATGCTGCGAATCCGCGGACAGCAAGCCCTCGAGCTCTGTGAACGGGAGCTAGACCTTCAGCCGCTGCTTGCCACGCTCGAACCCGGCGACAGGCTGCGTTTATCGATTGCAGGAGCCGCCTGGCCAGCCATTGCCATCAACCCTGGGCATGAGGCCGTGGCCTGCAGCGCACCCAGTGCCGATTGCCGTGTGATCAGCATCGAGTTGCATCTTGAGATGGCTCAGTTGTGGATGCTGCCTCTGCTGGCGCCCCAACACCTGGGAACTCCGGCAGACTGA
- a CDS encoding Ycf51 family protein produces the protein MPLEELLSTSSIWLAKGGLALFGLTLIAFIARWGVRFRLVGVSSFTLLLSASCWAFGLSYTPSVSVEGALRAPVVFDNGDDLVVAQAQADFPDEAIAPTLQQLAGNVRPGGRNSPEVTVRLRQLQPAGEGASRSVVLGETVRDFRAE, from the coding sequence ATGCCACTTGAGGAATTGCTCTCCACCTCCAGCATCTGGCTCGCCAAAGGCGGGCTGGCGCTGTTTGGCTTGACCCTGATCGCCTTCATCGCCCGCTGGGGGGTTCGTTTCCGACTGGTGGGAGTGAGCAGCTTCACGCTGCTGTTGTCGGCCAGCTGCTGGGCTTTTGGTCTCAGCTATACACCCAGCGTCAGCGTGGAGGGAGCATTGCGAGCCCCGGTGGTTTTTGACAATGGTGATGATCTGGTGGTGGCTCAGGCCCAGGCCGATTTTCCAGACGAAGCGATCGCACCGACCCTGCAGCAATTGGCGGGGAATGTTCGTCCTGGCGGCCGCAACAGCCCTGAGGTGACTGTTCGATTACGTCAACTCCAGCCTGCGGGTGAAGGAGCTTCCAGATCAGTGGTTCTGGGCGAAACCGTTCGCGACTTCCGAGCCGAATGA
- the glgB gene encoding 1,4-alpha-glucan branching protein GlgB — MTITVQDWMVEDAQRLAECRHDHPFSILGPQSQDNGGWVIRVWMPEADNVTLLTGSEEIAMATPHHPWIFETEVNRNPGSTYRVRVNRGGITHEQHDPWAFRQEWMGEMDRHLFAEGNHHHIWRRMGAHRCDQDGVQGVMFCLWAPNARSVSVIGDLNSWDGRQHPMQQRLGGIWELFLPGIAEGELYKYEIRTQDGHCYQKADPYGFQHEVRPDTSSLVSHLDGFNWTDSSWMQTRDSSNVLDQPISVYEMHLGSWIHASAEEPFIEADGSARPPVPAADLKPGARLLTYPELADRLIPYVKERGFTHIELMPITEHPFDGSWGYQVTGWYAPTSRYGTPDEFRGFVDRCHAEGIGVIIDWVPGHFPRDSHGLAFFDGCHLYEHADPRIGEHKEWGTLIFNYSRNEVRNFLVANLVFWFDQFHIDGIRVDAVASMLYRDYLRPDGEWLPNENGGRENTEAVRFLQQANHVLFQHFPGALSIAEESTTWPMVTQPTDIGGLGFNLKWNMGWMHDMLDYFELDPWFRQFHQNNITFSIWYTYTENFMLALSHDEVVHGKSHLLHKMPGDDWQKYANTRALLAYMWTHPGKKTIFMGMEFGQRAEWNVWGDLQWDLLNHEPHQGLQLLVGDLNALYKAEPALWRDDFDQFGFQWIDCNDNRHSVISFMRRESSSGTWLVVVANFTPQSHSHYRVGVPLAGFYEEIFNTDAAKYGGSNLGNMGGKPTDEWGIHGYENSLDLCLPPLSLMVFRHDPKRSLSALEQTESV, encoded by the coding sequence ATGACCATCACTGTGCAGGACTGGATGGTTGAGGATGCCCAGCGACTGGCGGAGTGTCGTCACGACCACCCCTTCTCCATTCTCGGCCCTCAATCGCAAGACAACGGTGGCTGGGTCATCCGTGTCTGGATGCCCGAAGCCGACAACGTGACTCTTCTGACCGGTTCAGAGGAGATCGCTATGGCAACTCCACACCATCCCTGGATCTTCGAAACCGAGGTCAATCGCAACCCAGGGAGTACTTACAGGGTGCGCGTGAACCGTGGAGGAATCACCCATGAACAGCATGATCCGTGGGCCTTCCGTCAGGAATGGATGGGCGAAATGGATCGCCATCTGTTCGCGGAGGGGAATCACCATCACATCTGGCGGCGCATGGGTGCCCATCGCTGCGATCAAGACGGCGTCCAGGGTGTGATGTTCTGCCTGTGGGCTCCCAACGCCCGCAGCGTCAGCGTGATCGGCGATCTCAATAGCTGGGATGGTCGACAGCACCCCATGCAACAGCGCCTGGGAGGGATCTGGGAGCTGTTCCTCCCCGGAATAGCTGAAGGAGAGCTCTACAAATACGAAATCCGAACCCAGGACGGCCACTGCTACCAAAAGGCCGATCCCTACGGCTTCCAGCACGAAGTGCGTCCAGACACAAGCTCCCTGGTGAGCCATCTCGATGGTTTCAACTGGACGGACAGCAGCTGGATGCAGACGCGCGACAGCAGCAATGTGCTGGACCAGCCGATCTCTGTGTATGAGATGCACCTTGGCAGCTGGATTCACGCCTCCGCGGAAGAGCCTTTCATTGAGGCCGATGGCAGTGCCAGGCCACCGGTTCCCGCAGCAGATCTCAAACCAGGTGCTCGCCTGCTCACCTATCCGGAACTGGCTGATCGCCTGATTCCCTACGTCAAGGAGAGGGGCTTCACGCACATCGAACTGATGCCGATCACCGAGCATCCATTTGATGGCTCCTGGGGTTACCAGGTCACTGGCTGGTATGCCCCGACCAGCCGCTACGGAACCCCTGATGAATTCCGGGGTTTTGTCGATCGATGCCACGCCGAGGGCATCGGCGTGATCATCGACTGGGTGCCAGGTCACTTCCCCCGTGACAGTCACGGTTTGGCCTTTTTTGATGGCTGCCACTTGTATGAGCACGCCGATCCACGCATCGGCGAGCACAAGGAATGGGGCACGCTGATCTTCAACTACAGCCGCAATGAAGTTCGCAACTTTCTTGTGGCCAACCTGGTGTTCTGGTTCGACCAGTTCCACATCGACGGCATCCGGGTGGATGCGGTGGCCTCCATGCTCTACCGCGACTACCTGCGGCCGGACGGCGAATGGCTACCCAATGAGAACGGCGGCCGTGAGAACACTGAAGCGGTGCGTTTCCTTCAGCAGGCCAATCACGTGCTCTTCCAGCATTTCCCAGGAGCACTGTCGATTGCGGAGGAATCCACCACCTGGCCGATGGTGACCCAGCCCACCGACATCGGGGGCCTTGGCTTCAACCTGAAATGGAACATGGGTTGGATGCACGACATGCTCGATTACTTCGAGCTGGATCCCTGGTTCCGACAGTTTCATCAGAACAACATCACTTTCTCGATTTGGTACACCTACACCGAGAATTTCATGCTTGCCCTAAGCCACGATGAAGTGGTGCATGGCAAGAGTCATCTCCTGCACAAGATGCCTGGAGACGACTGGCAGAAATATGCGAACACGCGCGCTCTTCTGGCCTACATGTGGACTCACCCAGGCAAGAAAACCATCTTCATGGGCATGGAATTCGGTCAGCGAGCCGAATGGAATGTGTGGGGCGATCTGCAATGGGATCTGCTGAACCACGAACCGCATCAAGGGCTTCAACTCCTGGTGGGCGATCTCAATGCTCTTTACAAGGCCGAACCTGCTTTATGGAGGGATGACTTCGATCAGTTCGGCTTCCAATGGATCGATTGCAACGACAATCGCCATTCAGTGATCAGCTTCATGCGCAGGGAAAGCAGCAGCGGAACCTGGCTGGTGGTGGTTGCCAATTTCACTCCTCAGAGTCATTCCCACTACAGAGTGGGCGTGCCACTGGCGGGCTTCTACGAGGAGATTTTCAACACAGATGCAGCCAAATACGGCGGCAGCAACCTGGGCAACATGGGAGGCAAACCCACCGATGAGTGGGGCATTCATGGATACGAGAACTCTCTCGATCTGTGCCTGCCACCGCTAAGCCTGATGGTGTTCAGACACGATCCGAAACGCAGCTTGAGCGCTCTTGAGCAAACCGAGAGCGTCTGA
- a CDS encoding DUF4332 domain-containing protein produces MRPEDPLQELPQGLRDELKQLLASGITTWGQLQSLDELQISRLASSGRASARNLRRLQGMADLACALDLAPQDAALLMHAGLATVTAIAGATPQDVLTRTGRLERQLRSGRPPVVDLAVARRWILRAKERQNTN; encoded by the coding sequence ATGAGACCAGAGGATCCATTACAGGAGCTACCCCAGGGCCTGCGCGATGAACTGAAACAGCTGCTGGCTTCCGGCATCACCACCTGGGGGCAGCTGCAGTCTCTGGACGAGCTGCAAATCAGTCGACTGGCCTCCAGCGGTCGGGCGTCAGCACGCAATCTCAGACGGCTGCAAGGCATGGCCGATCTGGCCTGCGCGTTGGACCTGGCCCCTCAGGATGCTGCCCTGCTGATGCACGCAGGACTGGCCACCGTGACAGCGATCGCTGGGGCCACCCCACAGGACGTGCTCACCCGCACCGGACGACTGGAACGTCAGTTGCGAAGCGGACGGCCCCCGGTTGTGGATCTTGCCGTGGCCCGCCGCTGGATCCTCCGTGCCAAGGAGAGGCAAAACACGAACTGA
- a CDS encoding Nif11-like leader peptide family natural product precursor, whose product MSREALSAFVHALEHSESLRRQLHGCSDDAEIVALARSLDFALNRADLVADDQMSKMESWFSRSALGIRTHGSTD is encoded by the coding sequence ATGAGCAGAGAAGCATTGAGTGCCTTTGTGCATGCGCTGGAACACAGTGAATCGCTCAGACGACAACTGCATGGCTGCTCAGATGATGCTGAGATTGTGGCTTTGGCAAGAAGTCTTGACTTCGCTTTGAATCGTGCCGACCTGGTCGCAGACGATCAGATGTCAAAGATGGAGAGCTGGTTCAGCCGCAGTGCTCTGGGAATCAGAACGCACGGCAGCACAGACTGA
- a CDS encoding DUF3887 domain-containing protein, whose amino-acid sequence MKFTSCLLAAAMATCTVEMIPAAGVRAEIQVAQALNAPRTNLTPSQAQNAAKELLTSIQAKNAQGIYKLLATPLKSATSVEAISQRLQSAPMIESFRVVSVNPGLDDTTVETVAITNSGTRELPLLLVLDDDGQLLAWKWVETVLPIEQTALKFVQDLDAGRWIAARYYLDLDFQKEISPADLKRKWSKLERVLGGVKSIKSALAASSSSEQQLVLVTIEFGNMTDNLFVIFNRQGRIINVDFSADLV is encoded by the coding sequence GTGAAGTTCACCTCCTGTCTTCTGGCCGCTGCCATGGCCACCTGCACTGTGGAGATGATCCCTGCGGCAGGCGTCCGAGCAGAGATCCAGGTTGCACAGGCCCTCAATGCGCCGCGGACCAATCTCACTCCAAGCCAAGCCCAAAACGCCGCCAAAGAACTGCTCACATCGATCCAAGCGAAGAACGCGCAGGGGATTTACAAGTTGTTGGCGACGCCCCTGAAATCAGCCACCAGCGTGGAAGCCATCAGCCAGCGGCTTCAAAGCGCGCCCATGATCGAATCCTTCCGAGTGGTCTCGGTCAATCCAGGTCTTGACGACACGACCGTGGAAACCGTGGCCATCACCAACAGCGGCACCCGTGAACTGCCTCTGTTACTGGTGCTCGATGACGACGGACAACTGCTGGCCTGGAAGTGGGTCGAGACGGTGCTCCCGATCGAACAGACCGCACTGAAGTTTGTGCAAGATCTGGATGCCGGTCGTTGGATCGCAGCCCGGTATTACCTGGACCTCGACTTTCAAAAGGAGATCTCCCCAGCTGACCTCAAACGCAAGTGGTCGAAGCTGGAGCGGGTTCTCGGAGGGGTGAAGAGCATCAAGAGCGCGCTTGCAGCCTCGAGCAGCAGTGAGCAGCAACTGGTGTTGGTCACGATTGAATTCGGCAACATGACCGACAACCTCTTTGTGATCTTCAACCGCCAAGGGCGGATCATCAACGTCGACTTCTCAGCAGATCTGGTCTGA
- the hemE gene encoding uroporphyrinogen decarboxylase, with the protein MSNSLPLLLRAARGEAVERPPVWMMRQAGRYMKIYRDLRDKYPSFRERSENPDLSYEISMQPFRAFKPDGVILFSDILTPLPGMGIDFDIIESKGPQIGDPIRNLDQVNALRPLIPSESMPFVGEVLGRLRESVGNEAAVLGFVGAPWTLAAYVVEGKSSKNYAVIKAMAFREPELLHKLLDHFAESIANYLRYQIDSGAQVVQMFDSWAGQLSPADYDVFAAPYQKKVVDLVKQTHPDTPFILYISGSAGVIERMAQTGVDIISLDWTVDMAEACARLPEHIGVQGNVDPGLLFGTPQAIEARIDDCVRKARGRRHILNLGHGILPGTPEENGAAFFTAGKSVMDRVGALA; encoded by the coding sequence ATGAGCAACTCTCTGCCTCTGTTACTGCGTGCAGCCCGTGGTGAAGCGGTGGAGCGTCCTCCGGTCTGGATGATGCGTCAGGCCGGCCGTTACATGAAGATCTACCGCGACCTGAGGGACAAGTACCCCAGCTTTCGCGAGCGCTCTGAAAATCCAGACCTCTCCTACGAGATCTCGATGCAACCCTTCAGGGCCTTCAAGCCAGACGGGGTGATCTTGTTCTCCGACATCCTCACGCCTCTTCCTGGCATGGGAATCGACTTCGACATCATCGAGAGCAAAGGGCCTCAGATCGGTGATCCGATCCGCAATCTCGACCAGGTCAATGCTCTGCGACCCTTGATTCCCAGCGAATCCATGCCCTTTGTGGGCGAAGTGCTGGGTCGTTTACGTGAGAGCGTCGGCAATGAGGCGGCTGTGCTGGGTTTCGTTGGTGCTCCCTGGACGCTGGCTGCCTACGTGGTGGAAGGCAAAAGCAGCAAAAACTATGCGGTGATCAAGGCCATGGCCTTCCGTGAGCCCGAATTGCTGCACAAACTGCTCGACCATTTCGCCGAGTCCATTGCCAACTACCTGCGCTATCAGATCGATTCCGGGGCACAAGTGGTGCAGATGTTCGACTCTTGGGCAGGGCAACTCAGCCCAGCCGACTACGACGTCTTCGCGGCTCCTTACCAGAAAAAGGTGGTCGACCTGGTCAAGCAGACCCATCCCGATACCCCGTTCATCCTCTATATCTCCGGCAGCGCCGGCGTGATCGAACGGATGGCCCAGACCGGTGTGGACATCATCTCCCTCGACTGGACCGTGGACATGGCAGAGGCCTGTGCACGCCTGCCTGAACACATCGGTGTACAAGGCAATGTTGATCCCGGCCTGCTGTTCGGAACCCCGCAGGCCATCGAAGCCCGAATCGATGACTGCGTTCGTAAGGCCAGAGGTCGCCGCCACATCCTGAACCTTGGCCATGGAATTCTTCCCGGCACACCCGAGGAGAATGGAGCTGCCTTCTTCACAGCAGGCAAGAGCGTGATGGACCGCGTTGGGGCTCTCGCTTGA